The sequence below is a genomic window from Nicotiana tomentosiformis chromosome 6, ASM39032v3, whole genome shotgun sequence.
cgcagaagcgaggccgcttcttCGCGTGTTTCTCCACTTATGCAGACCACTGGCCAAATGCCCAAAGCTACTTCTGCGGCCAAGAGCTCGCATCTACGGGCTTGCACCTGTGGCCAAAAGCTCCCAGATACGgtcacaccagaactggtgcaccaatgGCCCTTTTGTGCTCTAAATCGATCTGTGCATCGTCCGGATTGCACCTGAGCCTCtcgaggcctcgtccaaacataccaataagtttgtaAACACGAGACGAACTTGCTTGAACCCTCGGAATGTggaaaacaatattaaaactaataattgcaacccaaaaccaataggatcaacttatgaacttcaaattcttccaacttactccgaatgcgctgattcatacttaaactactcagaatgacaccaaattttgcgtgcaagtcttaaatcaccatacacaaTTGTTCCTAGGCTcataatcccaaacggacctcgataacaccaaaacctactccaaaccaaatttaaagaacattaaaaccttcaatgcgccaacttccaatattaagcgccgaaacgctcccgggtcatccaaaacccgacccgaacatacgcccaagtccaaaatcatcatacaaacctattagaactgtcaaatcccagttccgaggtcgtttactaaaaatgacgaccaaagtcaaacttagccttttaaagctaaactaaggaaccaagtgttctgatttcaacctgaacccgtccaaatcccaaactaaccatccccgcgagtcatagaatagtaaaagcacatacggggtatcttatttaggggaacatgtATCTAGAAatcaaaacgatcggtcaggtcgttacaaggGATCTTAGGTGGGGGCAAGATAATCATGCCCCAAATTTTGATGAACTGGTGACTGGGGAAGAGGTACATATTCCTCTCGGATGACTgcggccggtggagatgatgtagtagTTGCTGGTGGCTAAGGCAAAGTTGGTAAAAAAGGAGATGAAGTTGATGGCATTGTAAGTTGAGAAGCAGCTGCGGCAAAAGCAATGCTATTTGTTGGTTTCTCATCAActgaagatagaagagacctagTACCCAGCCTCACGGTACCGGGAAAAGCAACTGGGACTCGGAAACGAGAGTTAGCATCTTCAACTACATCATATTCCCCTAGTGCACCGGGACGTCATCCTCGATTGGCGTAACTAGCTCAACAGATTAAGCATTCTGTTTAAGCTGATGAAGGtcatcgtcttctatgtagagaagccctCTCATCACTGGCTCTCCATTATCATCGATCACCACAGTGTTTATGGCTGGCTCGGGCGAGGTGCTCTTCGCCTTTTTATTTTTGCCCTCGGCCGTGGAGTAACGTCACcttttttgttgcttgttctccggccggggactccgagaagaagcacttgcaTCGAAAGCAGGCCTGATGATACCCGTTTGGGGGAAAGCCTCCTGCATCAACCTCGCCGTATCAGTAAGATCAGCCAAATCGTCCTCATCGGAGACGATAACAGAGCCTTATGGAAGACCTGAATTCAACAAGAAAGAAAAGTTAACCAATTTTCCTATACAAAAAGTAAAAACAAGATAAGTTCAatctaccatgatttttggccttctacCCGTATTTAAGAGCCAGTTCTTTTCACTTGCGGGTTTTAGGCGTAGTGACATCTAAAATCTTCTGGACCCACtagtccaagccttcaaccccTTGGAggtgtccaccgagttgctgaaataatgAAAGAAGAAGGATCAGTAATAGCATGGGGTAATCTTTAACTAGAAGGAAAGATAGACGGTGAACTTACGAGTACGGTTCCATGATTTAGGAAAGGATGGAGTCGTGGTGGGGGTGATATCCTTGTTGGCAACTGCAACAAACCACTTCATCCATCCACgctcattgtcatcatccatgctagttaGCAAAGCACGATGACCACGTTTGCTGAAGTTTATCATTACCCCACAaaaaatcttgggggaataaaggttcatcagtCGAGCCAGGGATAACTCTTCTCCCGTATGTTAGCATAGACGCCGAAGACAAGCAACGGTCCGCCACACATAAAAGCTCACCTGTGCTAAACATACTTGGTAACAGAAGCAAAATTCCAAGATAACGGAGTCAAGCCCCCGATCAATGAGAATGGGCCCAAAGTGAAGGGGTACGTATAAACATACATAAAACCCTTTTTGGATAAGGTTACCCGTTCTGCTAGGTCAGGAGCGATGATGTTCAAGTCTTGACAAccacagtcttccttcacaacatGGATGCTAGAAGGAAggatggaagaaggatatacCCCAACAACCCATGTGCGGGGGTTAACAGAAGTGTATTTCTCTTTGAAGTCTTTAGTTGTAGTAAGCCTTCTGGGGGATAATGGTGATCACCATCGGAGGAGCATCATCATCAGTGTTTTCTTTATTCTTTGAAGCACTGGAATTTCTGGAAGAGGAGACCATTGTTATCAGAAGAAAGTAAGGGTTTTTTTATCTGAAGAAGAAGATTAAAGGAAGTTGAAAACAAGTGTGATTTGAGTAAAAAGAGTTTGAGAGAGTTTAGAAAATTATGAAGCGTAAAAAGAGAAGAttgatacgtataagtaaaggaatatgcGGCTAAActcgtggccataattacctcgagaACTGGAGAAAATgttgctgaatcatgggatgatgcgtgtttggggcattaaatgcggtgagacatgcgtctaatcaaTCGTCAAAAACCTTTCAGAGGGGGTTAGAGAATTTTCCGCCAAGAAAGGTATCTTCGCCAACTTCCCGGTGACTCAAGGATGTACCACCGGAAAGcagggagactatctgtatagggtaaaatatgttcatattaaatgaTCTCTTAATAAAGCGACACGCGGAGACGAAGGCAGATGGAAAGAAAGACAAATGACAATTAGGTCTGAAGGCAATAATCTCGTTTGTTCCTGAAGGGAATGATGCTCATAAAGACAAAATTAATGCCTTCCACcgggtagcatttaatggagaatattctatagcattaagtacGTCATCCGTTACAAAAAATATGACATTTATTGCCTACCGTTACACATTCCTCAATGACCCccataattatcatttaagagggtCTTGATCCTATGACCTTATTCCCTAGggacaactataaatagtgagctcaatcCATTGTAGAggacgaattttctgacaagctTATACTATATACTGTTCAAAGCTCAATAATATCTTatcttcttgcttattaatatCGTTACTATTGCCTTCGGAAGCTCTGCTTCCGGAACCAAGATTTCTATTGTCTTATCTTAATTTCAATGCTAAGTCTTACAttcttgtttaatttatttattattttgggatcaaatcgattcacttgtctataaaccacgtataaatttaactgtactgttttacgggtaaacattaGATGGTAACAAATATGTTTTCTATCTCTTTCTtcacctttttaaaaaaaaatcgaaTTATCACATTattcaaaacaaaagaaaaaaaaaggttaaTTATACTAACACCTCTATAATATGACTCAATTTTAGATACACCTTGTATATTTTAATATCACACATTTACGACCTCTATACTATGAAAATGAGAAGACATAAGAGCGAGTGTGTAAGTACATCTCCCAATACGCAGCAGGCTTTATATGTCTTAGGAGGGTGTTAATTCCACTTTGAACAAGAAAAGGGAGGTCTTAGGACACCCATAAAGCGTGAAACTGACTTTGTACAAGATGCAATTATgtatttttccaaaaaaataagATGCGTGAAATAAATAAACTTTATCCTTTGACCTTAGAATAGTAATAAATaaactttattcttttttttcttttgtctaCTTGTCGGAGCTATCGGCTAGCTCCCGCCCCATTTTCAACGAACTAACCAGCAAGTTTGGCTCGTCGCTGGCAATAACGGCGTCACGACCAGAAACTAGATTCAATTCTAATGTTTCACGGGACCTAAGCTCATACCAATCAGCATGTGAAAAAGATACAGAATTTCAATGGTTTTGATTCAACTCTTCAAGCAAGAATAACATCATTAGCTCTCAGTTCCCTAACTGTTAACATGAACCAAGGAATTGTCAATTTCATTCTTGATAGTTGAAAGCAAAAAAGACATATGGAAAGACCCTGCTATGTTTGATCTTGTTGATTAAGGATTTATCTTTACAGTAGTAGTCACATTATGAACTTATGTTCTTTGCTTGATGATTGTCTTGAATGTGCACgtaatacccagtcattaattcTTGTGCATTGACAGAGTTTGAGAATGAGAGCACTGCAAAACATGTCTAATAAGCATATTTGAGGTTGGGTTCAGGTGTCTAATAGATACGATCATTAGTTCAAGAGTCTAAATAAAAAATCTCGACAAATTTAAGGGGTTGTACATGTATTCATCCTAAAAAAATATTACATCAATGTGTACTCATAGGGAAGAAGAAGTTCTATATAATTAACTGATCAGTAGTACTGAATTTTCTAATGGTTATTTTAGGGAAATTTAACGATCAGCAAGTATTGAGACCGGTGGATACAAATTATTtattgttataaaaggatattgtGCGGAGAAACTTAGGCTAGCatttggacatagatttgattaaaacttgaaaaaatgAGTTGATAGGCTATATGTATAtccctgttatgttttgatgatctaacaaacttactatcaagaaccagataaggaacctctgttacacattctcaagaccttaagatcaAAAGGTTCCAGCTTGGGATATGGTTCAACTCTTCATAGTCAACTTCCCCAACTCTTCCAGCAGTaacaacagagggaacaaatAGCTACCGTTTCCCGAGAAAACTGCACAAGTCAACTATCCCAACTCTAAAGTTGTTGTCTGCACACGCTACAGTACAAAAATAGTGCAGCAATCAACTTTATGAGGAGTGTCTTTTACCTACCTTGCTTACATCATcctagtgatgtcacaaatgcattattaacatcaaggaaGGTAAAACAAATGACTaaaacacttagagaatttactcAAGCACACTCACTGTGATTAATCATCAAGAAAATgattctcaagtgcatcaagaacaaagaacaacactacTACGGACCAGTTCCCCATATCAAGttattgtatgtccttagttgagttgtaactttgtaatagttcttcaattgtaattcctacttagcttgtttagaagCATTGCGTAGGAAACCCTTTATAAATtataaacccttgtgtttgtgtcttggttagagttagtcgagttataaagtctttgtaatagagttgttacaaaatggcttgtaatagagtattacaagttagtgagggattaagaggttaattcctaggttacataggttgtaatctgaaagttgctcagtagtgaagttgaaatcctacaagggtaggtcgtggtttttattCCCGTTGAGCTGgaaattttccacgtaaaattcgTCCTGTCATTTACTCACTGCAGTTTGCGTGGTTTCTGTGAAAAATTATATCTGTGGGAACTTATAGAGAACCtgctatatagtttggtggacccttaaattttatcaattggtatcagagtataTTCTTTCTATCAAGCTAatacctagaaaggatcctcatggctgctccaccaaactttgaagaaggtcagtCCACCTACAGGCCACAAAGGTTTAATGGCCAGTAttatggatggtggaagacaaggatgcaCGATTTTATCATGGATGAAGATTCCGAGCTCTGGGACGTCATCTTTGATGGACCTTTCGTTCCCACAAAAACCAGTGGTGACCCTGCTGTAACTATTCCCAAAACAAGAAAAGAATTTAATGATGCCGACCGGAAAGCCATAGAGAAGAATTTTCGTGCAAAGAAAATCCTTGTCTGTGGTACTGGTCCTGATGAATACAATAGGATATCGGCATGTATGTCAGTCAAGGAAATTTGGGAAGCTCTCCAGACAACTCACGAAGGAACAACACAGGTCAAGCAATCCAAAATCCACATGCTTACAACTGAATACGAGCTCTTCAGGATAAAAAATGATGAATCCATCCAAGATATGCTTACTCGCTTCACCTCTATCATTAATGAGCTCCACTCTCTTGGTGAAATTATTCCAAAAAACAAGCTTGTCAGTAAAATTCTTAGTGTACTGCCCAGTTCTTGGGAAAGCAAAGTGAACGCCATTACAGAAGCGAAGGACTTGCAGAAGCTGACCATCGATGAACTCGTTGGCAATCTGAGAACAtatgaaatgaaaaaaaagaagaacaatgaaAGAAGAGAGCACAAAAGagagaagaacctggtcctcaagacggacaacaatgattcaagtggtaaggatggtgatatggcttacttgacaagAAGATTTCAGAAGATGGTTCGCAGaaatggaggcattccaaaaGGGTGAGTTCTAGCATGCCAAAAAGCTATGACCTCTGTCATAAGTGTGGCAAGCTGGGACACTTCATCAAGGACCGTCCCCTCCTAAAGCAGGATCAATTCAGGCAAAACACAGATAAAGcagccaagaggaacccggttcctgataAACACTTCAAGAGAAAGAATGCTGctgacaatgttgtgaaacaagctcttgctgcacGGGAAGATTCCTCCAGCGAATCTAAAGAAGAAAATGATCATGGTGATAGTTCAATGATGGCAGTAGAAAGTGAAGCAAATGATTATGACTTAATATTTTCCTTGATGGCTcagtctgatgatgatgaagatgacgacgatgatgaggtaaattttctGGATGTTGAGAGAAATCTGAAATCTTATTCTCCTAAAAAACTCATGTCTTTGGCAAATGtattaattgatgcttatcacagtcATATAAATGATAAAGATACTTTAACTATGGAATTAGGAGAAGCAGGATAGACCAGAGATGACCTAGTATTCGTTGTAGTTGATTTAAAGGAAACAATTGAGAAACTGAAGAAAGAGAAGGATGCCTTAGATGAAAAAATTACAAATATAGAACATGAAAGAGATGATCTAATGGTCGTTGTGGTAGACCTAAAAGAAACCATTGAGTgtgtaagaaaagaaaaagaagttttAATTGAGAGGGCTGCTAACATTGAGCATGTGAGAGATGACCTATTAGTGGTGCTACTGGACTTGAAGGAAATAATTGGGGAACTTAAAATGGAGAGTAGGCTTGAAAATTGTCAAAAGGGAAAGaaagttgcaagtgaggcacacattaagcttgaaagtGAGTTAAATTCAGTGAAGTCCAGTCTGTGTGCTGAGCTTGATAAAAACAAACAACTTCATGAAGAACTAAAAAGAGTGAAGAGTGACCTTGAGAAATCAgtcaagtggacctggtcctctgatgctaTCACTGCCATGTACACCAACAATGGGGGAAACAGGCAGGGGATTGGGTTCCAAAGGGAAAAGATTCCTTACAATCCTCATAGCAAGTACGTTACTGTACCTGATAattggctttgcactcactgtggcaaCACTGGGCACTTTAAAGAAAATTGTAAGGCCAGATTTCAGTCACagcagaaaaataaagttttcgctGAAAAAGTAACTACTAGTAGAGAACCCAGTCCCTCATATAAAAAACGCATGATACCTGCTTGGACCAGAAGATCCCTCATTCACCcctttcctcattacaagggacccaaactcatTTGGGTTCGTAAATCTAACTCCTGAAAGGAAAGGAAGCAGCCTATAATGGAAGGGAACAGTGAAAGGAAGCAACCTACAATGGTACATGAATAGCggctgctcaaagcatatgactggaagtacaaatgatttcctttcacttaaggtcctgcaaggagggagtgtatcctttggaaatggcaaGAAAGGATatattctgggagttggaaggattgggAAGTCTCTCTCACACTTAATTGAAAATGTGTACTACGTGAACGTGTTGAAGTACAACTTGCTAAGTATTTCTCAGATCTGTGACAAGGGAAACAAGGTGGAATTTGTGTTAAAAATATGTACAGTCACAAACCTAGTGACTGGTGAGGTAGTGCTAGTagcaaaaagatacaaaaatatctatATTGCTGATTTTGAGTCTCTGCAGAATGGTGATCTCAGTTGTCTAagtgttgttgataatgatgCTGAATTATGGCATATGAGGCTGGGTCATGCAAGCTTCACGTTGCTGAACAAACTGGTtaggaaggacctggttcgtggtctGCCCAAGTCAAGTTTCAAGGATCACAAAGAGTGTAATGCATGTGTAAAAGGCAAGCAAGTCAGATCCTCATTCAAGCCCAAAAGGGAAATCagtacctcaaggccacttgatcttcTTCACATGGATTTATGTGGACCCATGAGGGTGGAAAGCAGGGGATGAAAGAAATATATCTTCGTTATAGTTGACAATTACTCTAGATTCACTTGGACTCTGtttctcagaaccaaggatgaaacctttGAAGTGTTTGTTGTCTTCGTCAAAAAGATTCAAGTGAAGATGGGTAATAATATAGCCTGCATCAGGTCTGATCATGGGATAGAGTTCGACAATGCCAAATTTGATGAGTTTTGTACTGAAAATGGTATCACTCATAATTtttcagctccaagaacacctcaacaaaatggtgttgtggagaggaagaatagaactcttgaagacatggcaagaAAAATATTGGTTGACAGTGGGATTTCAaagaatttctgggcagaagcggTCAATACTGCTTGCTACTTGGTgaataggtgcatgatcaggtcccttctgAACAAGACTCCACATGAACTACTGAATGGAAGGAAGCCCAAACTGACTTATCTAAGGACTTTTGGGTGTAAATGTTTTGTcctcaacaatggaaaggaaactcttggaaaatttgatgccaaaaatGATAAAGGAATCTTTTTGGGATACTCATCTCAAAGCAAAGCTTATAAAGTAtacaacaaaaggactcaatgtgttgaagagagtataca
It includes:
- the LOC138894467 gene encoding uncharacterized protein, with the protein product MAAPPNFEEGQSTYRPQRFNGQYYGWWKTRMHDFIMDEDSELWDVIFDGPFVPTKTSGDPAVTIPKTRKEFNDADRKAIEKNFRAKKILVCGTGPDEYNRISACMSVKEIWEALQTTHEGTTQVKQSKIHMLTTEYELFRIKNDESIQDMLTRFTSIINELHSLGEIIPKNKLVSKILSVLPSSWESKVNAITEAKDLQKLTIDELVGNLRTYEMKKKKNNERREHKREKNLVLKTDNNDSSGKDGDMAYLTRRFQKMVRRNGGIPKG